Proteins encoded within one genomic window of Pectobacterium araliae:
- a CDS encoding helix-turn-helix transcriptional regulator, translating into MNTQNRLIRFPEVMRKTGFGKAWIYRLISEERFPNL; encoded by the coding sequence ATGAATACCCAGAATCGCCTTATTCGTTTCCCCGAAGTAATGAGAAAAACCGGCTTTGGAAAAGCCTGGATCTATCGCCTTATTAGTGAAGAGCGTTTCCCCAACCTGTGA
- a CDS encoding NAD(P)H-dependent oxidoreductase, whose protein sequence is MKVSVILAHPYKGSFNHAISDSVIQALKNNHHTVLSHDLYEEHFAPVLPSVELISDASGDKLVNLHQEEIKETDGIIIIHPNWWGQPPAILKGWVDRVLRQDIAYAFHEGDNGGGLPIGLLKAKAGVVFNT, encoded by the coding sequence ATGAAAGTATCAGTTATTTTAGCTCACCCTTACAAGGGTAGTTTTAACCATGCAATTTCTGATTCAGTAATACAGGCATTAAAGAATAATCATCATACTGTTTTATCTCATGATTTATATGAAGAACATTTCGCTCCTGTATTACCGAGCGTGGAGTTGATAAGTGATGCATCCGGCGACAAACTTGTCAATCTGCATCAGGAGGAAATAAAGGAAACTGATGGTATTATAATTATTCATCCTAACTGGTGGGGACAACCTCCGGCAATTTTGAAAGGCTGGGTTGATCGTGTTTTAAGGCAGGATATTGCTTATGCTTTTCATGAGGGGGATAATGGCGGTGGTTTGCCAATCGGTCTTCTCAAAGCTAAAGCAGGGGTTGTATTTAATACATAA
- a CDS encoding ABC transporter permease, whose amino-acid sequence MNKLLSVIYPLISLLVLLIIWDVSVWMFDIPDYLLPSPEAVYQALASGFRDQSLWPHITTTLGETLMGYAIGSLLAIVLGGILAESRTFERFIYPLLVALQSTPKVALGPIILVWFGFGMASKIVLVALVCFFPLFVNTVNGIRRTDAELLDACRAFSASRTYLLFHVKLPSAAGDIFAGLQIGVALALIGAVVAEFLSAQQGLGYLIASSSVNMSLSTMFAGVFLLALSGFIGTQIMRWLQGRVVFWQRNNPKR is encoded by the coding sequence ATGAATAAGTTATTATCGGTTATCTATCCCTTAATCAGCCTGCTGGTATTGCTGATTATCTGGGATGTCTCAGTTTGGATGTTCGACATTCCTGACTACCTGCTGCCTTCTCCTGAGGCGGTTTATCAGGCGCTGGCCAGTGGTTTTCGTGATCAGAGCTTATGGCCGCACATCACCACCACGCTGGGCGAAACCCTGATGGGCTATGCTATTGGCAGCCTGCTGGCGATTGTATTGGGGGGGATCCTTGCGGAATCCCGGACGTTTGAACGTTTTATCTATCCGCTGTTAGTGGCATTGCAGTCGACACCCAAAGTTGCACTTGGGCCGATTATTCTGGTGTGGTTTGGTTTTGGTATGGCGTCGAAAATCGTGCTGGTGGCGCTGGTCTGCTTCTTCCCGCTGTTTGTCAACACGGTCAACGGTATTCGCCGTACTGACGCGGAGTTGCTGGATGCCTGCCGAGCCTTTTCCGCATCACGCACGTATCTGCTTTTTCACGTCAAACTGCCTTCTGCGGCAGGGGATATTTTCGCCGGTCTGCAAATAGGTGTCGCACTGGCGTTAATTGGCGCGGTAGTGGCGGAGTTTCTCTCCGCGCAGCAGGGGCTTGGCTATCTGATTGCTTCAAGCTCCGTCAATATGAGTCTGTCCACCATGTTTGCCGGGGTGTTTTTACTGGCACTGAGCGGGTTTATCGGCACACAGATTATGCGCTGGCTACAGGGACGGGTGGTGTTTTGGCAGCGGAATAATCCGAAACGCTAA
- a CDS encoding ABC transporter ATP-binding protein, translating to MSAALELHNVGLTYATRRGEIEALTDVDLRIGDGEFVALLGPSGCGKSTILKLAAGLMDASRGAVQVGGQPVSGPGRHTGVVFQKPNLLPWKSVLNNVLLPARTLGLPAGAARERALQLLELVGLADFADDYPFELSGGMQQRVGIARMLLHDPELLLMDEPFAALDALSREVLMLELQRIWGQQRKSVLFITHSIQEAVFLADRVLVMSPRPGKIIEELAILLPRPRSLEILSDDEFTSLCQHLRRHFVTSHSAGGIQSTAI from the coding sequence ATGAGTGCGGCGCTGGAGTTGCATAACGTCGGCCTGACCTATGCGACAAGACGTGGCGAGATTGAAGCGCTGACCGATGTCGACCTACGGATTGGCGATGGTGAGTTTGTGGCCTTACTCGGACCATCTGGTTGCGGGAAATCCACCATCCTGAAACTGGCCGCCGGGCTGATGGACGCGAGCCGTGGGGCGGTTCAGGTGGGGGGACAGCCGGTTTCCGGGCCGGGACGTCACACTGGTGTGGTGTTCCAGAAACCCAATTTGTTGCCGTGGAAAAGCGTGCTCAACAATGTCTTGTTGCCTGCGCGTACCCTGGGACTTCCCGCCGGCGCGGCGCGGGAGCGGGCATTGCAGTTGCTTGAACTGGTCGGGCTGGCGGATTTTGCCGATGACTATCCTTTTGAGCTATCTGGTGGGATGCAGCAGCGGGTAGGGATTGCCCGTATGTTGCTGCATGATCCGGAACTGTTGCTGATGGATGAGCCTTTTGCGGCGCTGGATGCTCTGTCGCGGGAAGTGCTGATGCTGGAACTGCAACGTATCTGGGGACAGCAACGCAAGTCGGTGCTGTTTATTACTCACAGTATTCAGGAAGCGGTATTTCTCGCCGACCGGGTTCTGGTGATGTCACCGCGGCCGGGGAAAATTATTGAGGAGCTGGCGATCCTGCTGCCTCGTCCCCGCAGTCTGGAAATACTGTCTGACGACGAATTTACCTCGTTGTGTCAGCACTTACGTCGGCATTTTGTGACCAGCCATAGCGCAGGCGGCATTCAGTCAACAGCTATCTGA
- a CDS encoding acyl-CoA thioester hydrolase/BAAT C-terminal domain-containing protein: protein MSTLNIGIADDLVDKVRRITASGLAAGVARFSASFTHPDGSQWESFATFEIAQDGLLDLSTAVPLEGDWQIADSMAPVWSLRQITPPVEDSHIDSIEPYHIQLRIDDADGESAQAELIQRFVAPGVTRREVRENGLSGTVFTPAGDGPHPLVIVLNGSGGGTPELRAALFAAHGYVGFALAYFKAPGRPEHISGTPLEYFSKAINWAKKTLQPRDDFIALAGHSRGGELALLLGSLFTDKVSAVIGYVPSAVVHGTLRAGRPDEPRDATAWTWGDQPLRNIWQDNPHADWHAFDHPPQPGAPIRQAPAFVNVERDEDSRVAARIPVERINGPLLLISGTDDGFWPSTDYCARIKAELEASGHRWPVEHVHNEGAGHAITFPYVPTTEIAKVHPVAGVMIDGGGTPLANAQANVHSWERVLAFLAAAQQEVA from the coding sequence CGACCTGGTGGATAAAGTCCGTCGCATTACTGCCAGTGGGCTGGCGGCTGGTGTTGCCCGTTTCTCCGCGTCCTTTACCCATCCCGATGGTAGCCAATGGGAGAGTTTCGCCACCTTTGAAATTGCGCAAGATGGTTTGTTGGATCTGTCCACCGCTGTGCCGCTGGAAGGCGACTGGCAGATTGCGGATTCGATGGCGCCAGTCTGGAGCCTGCGGCAGATCACACCACCAGTTGAAGACTCGCATATCGACAGCATAGAGCCATACCACATTCAGCTACGTATTGACGATGCGGATGGGGAAAGCGCACAGGCAGAGCTGATACAACGTTTTGTCGCGCCGGGCGTTACCCGTAGGGAAGTGCGTGAAAACGGCCTTTCTGGCACGGTATTCACCCCCGCAGGGGATGGGCCGCATCCGCTGGTAATTGTGCTCAATGGTTCGGGTGGCGGAACGCCGGAGTTGCGTGCCGCACTGTTTGCCGCGCACGGCTATGTTGGCTTTGCACTGGCTTATTTTAAAGCGCCGGGTCGCCCGGAACATATTTCTGGTACCCCGCTGGAGTATTTCTCCAAAGCGATTAACTGGGCGAAAAAGACATTGCAGCCCCGTGATGATTTTATTGCGCTGGCCGGGCATTCTCGTGGTGGGGAACTGGCGCTGTTGCTGGGTTCGCTGTTCACCGACAAGGTTTCTGCGGTGATTGGCTATGTGCCCAGCGCGGTAGTACACGGTACGCTGCGCGCCGGTCGCCCGGACGAACCGCGTGATGCCACCGCCTGGACCTGGGGCGACCAGCCGCTGCGCAATATCTGGCAGGATAATCCCCATGCCGACTGGCACGCGTTTGACCATCCGCCGCAACCGGGTGCGCCAATCCGTCAGGCTCCGGCGTTTGTGAATGTGGAGCGCGATGAAGACAGCCGGGTGGCGGCGCGTATTCCGGTCGAACGTATTAACGGGCCGTTGTTGCTTATCTCCGGCACCGATGATGGCTTCTGGCCATCGACAGATTATTGCGCCCGCATCAAAGCCGAACTGGAAGCCAGTGGTCATCGCTGGCCTGTGGAGCATGTGCATAATGAAGGCGCAGGGCATGCCATCACTTTCCCGTATGTACCGACCACGGAGATTGCCAAAGTACATCCGGTCGCAGGCGTGATGATTGACGGCGGCGGCACGCCGCTGGCGAATGCGCAGGCCAATGTGCATAGCTGGGAGCGGGTGCTGGCGTTTCTGGCGGCGGCTCAGCAGGAGGTGGCATGA